Proteins from a single region of Aureibacter tunicatorum:
- a CDS encoding cupin domain-containing protein, translated as MINENPLLSKFPSADIAVAGVFSKLIQAGEQQFIFMEFESDAVIPPHSHNAQWGIVLDGEMELTINSRVLRLKKGDSYFIKKGEIHSAKIKAGYKDLTLFDQKDRYTPMK; from the coding sequence ATGATAAATGAAAATCCATTACTTTCGAAATTCCCCTCTGCTGACATCGCTGTGGCAGGAGTCTTTTCAAAGCTTATTCAAGCTGGAGAACAACAATTTATCTTCATGGAGTTTGAATCAGACGCAGTGATTCCTCCTCACTCCCATAATGCTCAATGGGGCATTGTACTGGATGGAGAAATGGAGTTAACGATCAATAGCAGAGTACTTAGACTTAAAAAAGGCGACTCATATTTTATCAAAAAAGGGGAAATTCATTCGGCTAAAATCAAAGCTGGCTACAAAGATCTCACATTGTTTGATCAAAAAGATCGCTACACTCCTATGAAATAA